From Camelus bactrianus isolate YW-2024 breed Bactrian camel chromosome 16, ASM4877302v1, whole genome shotgun sequence, the proteins below share one genomic window:
- the LOC123615096 gene encoding WAP four-disulfide core domain protein 18, whose translation MKTGTIFVLVAFIMVGMEVACAQRPPLRGRQRPGVCPEVPKGMAGICAEMCSGDESCPKGMKCCSNGCGHVCKLPVPKKGGSGDYVKGGPDVY comes from the exons ATGAAGACAGGCACTATTTTTGTTCTGGTGGCTTTCATCATGGTGGGGATGGAGGTGGCCTGCGCTCAGAGACCTCCTCTTCGAG GACGACAGAGACCTGGAGTCTGCCCAGAAGTGCCCAAAGGGATGGCTGGGATTTGTGCTGAAATGTGCTCAGGGGATGAATCTTGTCCCAAAGGAATGAAATGCTGCAGCAATGGGTGTGGTCATGTCTGCAAACTTCCTGTCCCCAAA AAGGGTGGCTCTGGTGACTATGTGAAAGGTGGACCAGACGTTTACTGA